The following are encoded in a window of Bacillus sp. es.036 genomic DNA:
- a CDS encoding ATP-binding cassette domain-containing protein gives MNGSISVQDLVKTYKGDVKAVQGVSFEVAEGEFFAFLGPNGAGKSTTVQILTTLVKPTTGSIRIGGVDVGEEPERVRWNIGVALQETGIDPVLTGRELIEMQARLFGFTKKEAKIRAVELLALVDLNDAADRPCGKYSGGMRRRLDLALTLVHKPKILFLDEPTTGLDPSNRKAIWKEIKRLNKEEGTTIFLTTQYLEEADQLADRISIINQGKIVASGSAEELKRKLGFDAIQLLFELDEEAERAGQILVDLGENIERSKNEVTLYTENGTKLLSDLVRKLDEHNLSPKTLNVKPPSLDDVFINVTNEQKERA, from the coding sequence ATGAATGGTTCTATTTCAGTTCAAGATCTAGTAAAAACGTATAAAGGTGATGTGAAGGCGGTGCAGGGTGTCAGTTTTGAAGTGGCTGAAGGAGAGTTTTTTGCTTTTCTTGGTCCGAATGGCGCGGGGAAATCGACAACCGTTCAGATCTTAACTACACTCGTTAAACCTACCACAGGATCCATTCGGATTGGCGGAGTTGATGTTGGAGAAGAACCAGAGCGCGTGCGCTGGAATATTGGAGTAGCCTTACAAGAAACGGGGATCGACCCGGTACTAACGGGAAGAGAATTAATTGAAATGCAGGCGCGGTTATTTGGCTTCACTAAAAAAGAAGCGAAAATAAGAGCTGTTGAGTTACTTGCTCTAGTTGACTTAAATGATGCCGCTGATCGCCCATGTGGAAAATATTCTGGTGGTATGAGGAGGAGACTAGATCTCGCACTAACTTTAGTTCATAAGCCTAAAATTCTTTTTCTAGATGAACCGACAACAGGACTCGATCCTTCTAACCGAAAAGCTATTTGGAAAGAAATTAAGAGGTTAAATAAAGAGGAAGGCACGACAATCTTCCTCACAACGCAATATCTTGAAGAGGCTGATCAATTAGCGGATCGCATTAGTATTATTAATCAAGGAAAAATCGTAGCCTCTGGAAGTGCTGAAGAGTTGAAAAGAAAACTCGGCTTTGATGCCATTCAACTATTATTTGAACTGGATGAAGAAGCAGAGCGAGCAGGTCAAATTCTTGTAGATCTTGGAGAGAATATTGAACGCTCAAAAAATGAGGTAACGCTTTATACAGAGAACGGCACCAAACTCCTCTCTGATCTCGTCAGAAAACTTGATGAACATAACCTTTCGCCGAAAACATTAAATGTAAAACCTCCATCTTTGGATGATGTCTTTATTAATGTCACGAATGAACAAAAGGAAAGGGCGTGA
- a CDS encoding ABC transporter permease: protein MSEQKKGSFLVDTLVFTKRSIITIIRNPLIFIPNLIISLFFLFVYEGGLSGISELPAFEGANYLAFILPVSIVSAAIGGAGGAGQALVKDLENGYFSRLLLTPSSRLAIVLGPIIAGMLQLLIQTVLILVVAYFLGLEVAAGFGGVIVVLLLTLGWGLAFAGYSVGVALRTKNAQSAQAGTFVFFPLIFLSTTFVPYELIEASWLKVAATINPTTYLFEAMRSVFIDGWEAWPLVRGFLVIALLCAITISFSAISASKAVSAD from the coding sequence ATGAGTGAACAAAAAAAGGGTTCTTTTCTAGTTGATACACTTGTATTTACAAAAAGGAGTATCATTACGATCATTCGAAATCCATTAATATTTATTCCTAACCTAATTATTAGTCTTTTCTTCTTGTTTGTGTATGAAGGAGGTTTAAGCGGGATCTCAGAGCTTCCGGCATTTGAAGGGGCCAATTACCTGGCGTTTATTTTACCAGTATCAATCGTTTCAGCAGCGATTGGAGGAGCAGGTGGTGCGGGGCAAGCTCTTGTGAAGGATTTAGAAAATGGGTATTTTTCACGTCTTCTTCTTACACCTTCTTCAAGGCTTGCAATTGTTCTTGGACCGATTATTGCAGGTATGCTACAGCTGCTTATTCAAACGGTTTTAATTCTAGTTGTCGCTTATTTTCTCGGTCTAGAAGTGGCAGCTGGGTTTGGCGGAGTAATCGTTGTTTTATTGTTGACGCTTGGTTGGGGGCTTGCATTTGCGGGGTATTCAGTTGGTGTGGCACTAAGAACAAAAAATGCCCAATCCGCACAGGCCGGTACTTTCGTCTTTTTTCCACTAATATTTCTAAGTACGACTTTTGTACCTTATGAACTAATCGAAGCAAGTTGGTTAAAAGTAGCCGCAACGATCAATCCAACGACATACTTATTTGAAGCAATGCGGTCGGTATTTATTGACGGATGGGAAGCCTGGCCACTTGTTAGGGGATTCTTAGTGATTGCACTCTTATGTGCCATTACGATTAGCTTCTCAGCAATAAGTGCCTCAAAAGCGGTTAGTGCTGACTAA
- a CDS encoding class I SAM-dependent methyltransferase, translating to MMTNSVFEFYLTEVDQPFSGWDFSYITDTERVSATPLPWSYTSSVIKPFRTSESVLDMGTGGGEFLNALKPFPKKLSATEGYPPNLPIAKAHLEPHGVIVKGFEDDHHLPFSNEEFQLVINKHDSYSPTEVHRILKTTGSFITQQVGGEDMKELNHVLEAPLKTEYDHWNLDYAVLELEAAGFQILEANEAFPSTRFYDIGAIIYYLKAIPWQIPDFSTARYQSALYRLHEQIEKNGFIDFPSHRFLIHATKPDHADEYWLQKRSAQ from the coding sequence ATGATGACGAACTCCGTATTCGAATTCTACCTAACTGAGGTAGATCAACCTTTTTCAGGATGGGACTTTTCTTATATCACAGACACGGAACGAGTAAGTGCAACCCCGCTTCCATGGTCTTACACTTCTTCAGTGATCAAACCATTTCGAACAAGTGAGAGCGTTTTGGATATGGGAACAGGTGGCGGAGAATTTCTTAATGCGCTAAAACCATTTCCAAAGAAGCTATCAGCTACAGAAGGCTATCCACCTAACCTTCCTATTGCAAAAGCTCATCTCGAACCTCATGGCGTCATTGTTAAAGGATTTGAAGATGACCATCACCTTCCGTTTTCAAATGAAGAATTCCAATTGGTAATTAATAAACATGATTCTTACTCACCAACGGAGGTTCACCGCATTCTGAAAACAACTGGATCTTTCATTACGCAACAAGTGGGGGGCGAGGATATGAAGGAACTGAATCACGTTCTAGAAGCTCCTTTAAAAACTGAATATGACCATTGGAATTTAGATTATGCCGTTCTAGAACTTGAAGCTGCCGGCTTTCAAATTCTTGAAGCAAATGAAGCTTTTCCTTCAACAAGATTTTATGACATTGGAGCGATTATTTATTATTTAAAAGCGATTCCATGGCAGATTCCTGACTTTTCAACGGCCCGTTATCAATCCGCCCTTTATCGTCTTCATGAGCAAATCGAGAAAAATGGTTTTATCGATTTTCCATCTCATCGGTTTCTCATCCATGCAACAAAACCCGATCACGCAGATGAATATTGGCTACAAAAAAGAAGCGCACAGTAA
- a CDS encoding lysine N(6)-hydroxylase/L-ornithine N(5)-oxygenase family protein gives MDTTKRYDLVGIGIGPFNLGMAALADESEVDAIYFDQKEEFNWHPGMLIDGADLQVPFLADLVTIADPKSPYTFINYLHEHDRLYQFYFFNKLDIPRKEYNAYTRWVASKLSNCFFGKRVIDVNYAQEKECYNVTIEDVKTRRSAVIQAKHVVLGTGSVPNIPQGFESYPLEDVLHTNHYLFHEKELKKSKSVTVVGSGQSAAEVFYDLLHDQEQYGYHINWLTRSAGFFQLESAKLGQEVFSPDYVSYFHGLSFDDRKDALSTLGTLRKGIDPSTLKNIYHLLYHRSSEKPLDVMIQPLAEVSGVEKSDGHYELSCRQWQEDNEFEVKTEKIVLATGYKPHFPEWFKRIENEIEWEDEKRFKVERDQQLVFKDERVNHIFSLTNLDHSHGTGATNLALSVERNKRVLNAVAGKPLFKENTNTVFQQFSSKER, from the coding sequence GTGGATACAACAAAACGATATGATCTAGTAGGAATTGGGATAGGTCCATTTAACTTAGGGATGGCAGCCCTTGCGGATGAATCAGAAGTAGACGCAATTTATTTTGATCAAAAAGAGGAATTTAATTGGCATCCAGGCATGTTGATTGATGGAGCGGATCTGCAAGTTCCGTTTCTAGCTGATCTTGTCACGATTGCAGATCCCAAAAGTCCTTATACGTTTATAAATTATTTACATGAACATGATCGTCTTTACCAATTTTATTTTTTTAATAAATTAGATATTCCGAGAAAGGAATACAATGCTTATACTCGCTGGGTAGCATCAAAATTATCAAATTGTTTTTTTGGTAAAAGAGTAATTGATGTGAACTATGCTCAAGAAAAAGAGTGCTATAACGTTACAATTGAGGATGTGAAAACGAGGCGCTCTGCTGTTATTCAAGCGAAGCACGTTGTTCTTGGTACAGGGAGCGTACCCAATATTCCACAAGGCTTTGAATCATATCCACTTGAAGACGTTCTTCATACGAATCATTACCTTTTCCATGAAAAAGAGTTAAAGAAATCAAAATCCGTTACAGTTGTAGGATCGGGACAAAGTGCTGCGGAAGTATTCTATGATCTCCTTCATGATCAAGAGCAATATGGTTATCATATAAATTGGCTAACGCGATCAGCAGGTTTCTTTCAATTAGAATCAGCGAAATTAGGTCAGGAAGTATTCTCGCCTGATTATGTGAGTTACTTTCACGGTCTTTCGTTTGACGATCGTAAAGACGCCCTTTCAACTCTTGGTACATTGAGAAAAGGAATCGATCCATCTACATTAAAAAATATTTATCACCTTCTTTATCATCGCTCTTCTGAGAAACCGTTAGACGTTATGATTCAACCGTTAGCAGAAGTAAGTGGAGTGGAAAAGTCAGATGGGCACTATGAGTTAAGTTGCAGACAGTGGCAAGAGGACAATGAGTTCGAGGTCAAAACCGAAAAAATCGTTCTGGCTACTGGATACAAGCCTCATTTTCCAGAATGGTTTAAACGAATAGAGAATGAAATTGAATGGGAAGATGAGAAGCGGTTTAAAGTGGAACGAGATCAGCAACTCGTTTTTAAAGACGAAAGAGTGAATCACATTTTTTCCTTAACAAACCTGGATCATTCACATGGAACGGGAGCTACGAACCTGGCTCTTTCAGTCGAGCGAAATAAACGAGTATTGAATGCTGTAGCAGGAAAACCCCTTTTTAAAGAGAACACTAATACGGTTTTCCAACAATTTTCTAGTAAAGAAAGATAA
- a CDS encoding STAS domain-containing protein: MVETTFFSHSETVRALNSLGDNIFVCDLDLRVVWFNDQAETLLHSIISYLHINHPLDLIGKSIDEFHQNPSHQRNILLHRLPYESTITLFDRFAASIVISEYKDDAGVKIGYLLVWRDVTEKQKELQENKKLVHELSTVIIPTVIDNAILIPLIGTMNEERTERLVQRTLNYCVTNNTDYVLLDFSGLSELDNSSAQVLCETMTKSLTLMGVFVVYVGITKQVVQWLMNLNLDPTIPTFATFRQGINHVVNLEGYSLVYEKR, translated from the coding sequence TTGGTAGAAACAACTTTTTTTTCACATAGTGAAACAGTTAGGGCTCTTAACAGTTTAGGAGATAATATATTCGTATGCGATTTAGACTTAAGAGTAGTCTGGTTTAATGACCAGGCCGAAACCTTATTACACTCAATCATCTCTTATTTGCATATTAATCATCCTTTAGATCTGATTGGAAAAAGCATTGATGAATTTCATCAAAACCCTTCACATCAAAGAAACATTTTACTTCACCGTCTTCCATATGAAAGTACCATTACATTATTCGACCGCTTTGCGGCGAGCATTGTGATATCCGAATACAAAGATGATGCAGGAGTTAAGATAGGATACCTTCTTGTCTGGCGTGATGTTACGGAAAAACAAAAAGAGCTTCAGGAAAATAAAAAACTTGTCCATGAATTGTCTACTGTCATTATTCCAACGGTAATCGATAACGCCATCCTTATACCCCTTATCGGTACAATGAATGAAGAACGAACAGAAAGACTCGTTCAAAGGACATTGAATTACTGTGTAACGAACAATACAGATTACGTATTACTTGATTTCTCTGGACTTTCCGAACTGGATAATAGCTCAGCACAAGTCCTCTGTGAAACGATGACCAAGTCTCTGACTTTGATGGGTGTTTTCGTCGTTTATGTCGGAATTACAAAGCAAGTCGTGCAGTGGCTAATGAACCTTAACTTAGATCCTACTATCCCCACCTTTGCTACATTTCGTCAGGGCATTAACCATGTTGTCAATCTTGAAGGTTACTCGCTCGTTTACGAGAAAAGATAA
- a CDS encoding acylphosphatase yields MKRYQFIVKGRVQGVGFRAFTQQKAAQLGLTGYVMNQMDNSVEIEAQGEENTLTKFQSALQNGSPFSAVDEVQVHEKQVHDHERSFSIRY; encoded by the coding sequence ATGAAACGGTATCAGTTTATAGTGAAAGGAAGAGTGCAGGGTGTTGGATTTCGTGCTTTCACACAGCAAAAAGCAGCCCAACTTGGGCTAACTGGGTATGTTATGAATCAGATGGATAATTCTGTGGAAATTGAGGCACAGGGAGAGGAAAACACACTTACAAAGTTCCAATCTGCCTTACAAAATGGTAGTCCCTTTTCAGCTGTTGATGAAGTTCAGGTGCATGAAAAACAAGTCCATGATCACGAGCGCTCCTTTTCCATTCGATATTAG
- a CDS encoding YwaF family protein produces MLSVDRYFSWFTESSFTLFSFPHLLTLFLVGSCIIGMFLFRKTLRNKLPNLVIRLMIAYLLLLSEISFHAWFAYYNEWSITTALPLQLSSISLFLAIALVLTKNKTLFPITYFAGSASALLAMITPDLGPYAFPHFRFFHFFIAHGGILLATCFMIIVEKAFPSYRSLWMSFAGLNIYVLLLFPLNLTLGSNYMFLMKEPASQTLISYLGPWPFYLLSLEVITIIVFHLLYLPFHFLLRRPFHHSPLFNNREIRKRTL; encoded by the coding sequence GTGTTGTCAGTGGACAGATATTTTTCATGGTTTACCGAGAGTTCATTTACCCTATTTTCATTTCCACATCTTTTGACACTCTTCCTAGTAGGAAGTTGTATAATTGGAATGTTTCTTTTTCGAAAAACGTTAAGAAACAAACTTCCCAACCTCGTTATTCGACTAATGATTGCTTATCTCTTACTCCTATCAGAGATAAGTTTTCATGCCTGGTTCGCCTACTATAATGAGTGGAGCATCACCACGGCTTTGCCACTACAGCTTAGTAGTATATCCCTATTTCTAGCGATCGCACTCGTTCTAACAAAGAATAAAACGCTATTTCCGATCACTTATTTTGCAGGTTCCGCTAGTGCCCTACTTGCTATGATTACTCCGGACCTTGGGCCATATGCTTTCCCCCATTTTCGTTTTTTTCACTTCTTTATTGCTCATGGGGGAATACTTCTTGCCACCTGTTTTATGATTATCGTTGAAAAAGCTTTTCCCTCATATCGCTCCTTATGGATGTCGTTTGCAGGGTTAAACATTTACGTACTTTTGCTGTTCCCACTTAACCTTACACTTGGCTCAAACTATATGTTTTTAATGAAAGAACCCGCCAGTCAAACGCTCATCTCATATCTTGGTCCCTGGCCATTCTACTTACTTTCACTTGAAGTGATCACAATCATTGTTTTTCACTTACTTTATCTCCCATTCCATTTTCTACTCCGGCGACCTTTTCACCATTCACCGCTGTTTAATAACAGAGAAATTAGGAAAAGAACGTTATAA
- a CDS encoding PAS domain-containing protein, which translates to MKVNKEQFKRMKRNEFVRTAIEYVDTGVVITDPELPDNPIVYANEGFEKLTGYTSEEILGFNCRFLQGEDTDQGTIAELRDAINKEKKVKIEIKNYRKNGQYFWNELQIYPVHIESENQTYFVGVQQDITKRKEAEERSEHYLDEVKRLSTPIVPIDRNVSIVPLVGKIDEERIELLLHHVSSHIQKSGDEFLILDLSGVSHFTSELHKGVYQLHQLIKLMGAELRITGIRPDFVLEGIQADFSLSSVKSFPSVKHALKNIDDSSSIN; encoded by the coding sequence ATGAAAGTAAACAAAGAACAATTTAAGCGTATGAAAAGAAATGAATTTGTCAGAACGGCAATCGAGTATGTTGATACAGGTGTTGTCATTACTGATCCCGAACTTCCGGACAACCCCATCGTGTATGCGAATGAAGGATTTGAGAAGCTAACCGGATATACTTCGGAAGAAATCCTTGGCTTTAATTGCCGATTTTTGCAAGGAGAAGACACGGATCAAGGAACAATCGCTGAATTAAGAGATGCGATTAATAAAGAAAAAAAAGTTAAAATCGAAATTAAAAACTATAGAAAAAATGGGCAATATTTTTGGAATGAACTGCAAATCTATCCCGTTCACATTGAAAGTGAAAATCAAACATACTTTGTCGGTGTGCAACAAGATATTACAAAGAGAAAAGAAGCGGAAGAACGTTCTGAGCACTACCTCGATGAGGTCAAACGCTTATCCACACCGATTGTGCCAATCGACCGGAATGTATCCATCGTACCGCTCGTTGGAAAAATTGATGAAGAACGAATTGAGCTTCTCTTACATCACGTAAGTTCTCATATCCAAAAAAGCGGAGATGAGTTTCTAATACTGGACCTGTCCGGAGTCAGTCATTTTACTTCTGAACTTCACAAAGGTGTTTACCAACTTCATCAACTAATTAAATTAATGGGTGCTGAATTAAGAATAACAGGAATTCGTCCCGATTTCGTTTTAGAAGGGATTCAGGCGGATTTCTCTTTATCATCTGTGAAAAGTTTCCCATCTGTTAAACATGCCTTAAAAAACATAGATGATTCAAGTTCGATCAACTGA